A single window of Candidatus Lokiarchaeota archaeon DNA harbors:
- a CDS encoding archease, with the protein MPKGFRFHEHTADITIEAWGPDLLTAYEQSAKATMEVMVDTSGVSSDEPTDIDVDGIDLQELLVEWIGEIVAMVDIESKFYSRFEINEFNRGSDRCSLEATVWGEEIDHEKHDTRTEVKAMTYADLEIEETKEKKTVWFTLDL; encoded by the coding sequence GTTCAGGTTTCACGAGCATACGGCTGACATTACTATTGAGGCGTGGGGCCCAGATCTCCTCACAGCTTATGAACAGAGCGCAAAAGCAACCATGGAAGTCATGGTAGATACATCCGGAGTTTCTTCTGATGAACCAACAGACATTGATGTTGACGGAATCGATTTACAGGAACTGCTTGTGGAATGGATTGGTGAAATAGTCGCCATGGTGGATATCGAATCGAAGTTTTACTCCCGGTTCGAAATCAATGAATTCAATCGTGGTAGCGATAGATGCTCTCTTGAGGCCACCGTTTGGGGTGAAGAAATCGACCATGAGAAGCATGATACAAGAACCGAAGTCAAAGCAATGACCTATGCCGATTTAGAGATTGAAGAAACGAAAGAGAAGAAGACTGTTTGGTTTACCCTTGATCTCTAG